The DNA sequence GAGATGGCTCGCCGCTGCCGGAGGTGCGGCGTGCGTCCCCGTCGTCGGTTGGGACGCAACGTCGTTGACGTTGCGCCGACTGGCCACGGTATCGCCCACCCCCGGGGCGGCCCGGGAGTTCGGCGCCGGGCTCGCCGCCACCCACGACGCCGGTGCCGACGGCTTCGGTGCCGGTCCGGACGGCTGGAGTGGGCCCGGCTTCTTCGGCCCCCTGCACCACCCGTTGCCCATGTCGCTGACGGCGCACGACCGCTGGGGTGAGTTCTACGCCGACGAACGACTCGGCCCGATGGGGGAGCTGGCGGCGCCGCGGCTCAGCCCGTCCGGCCGCGAGAACCTGCGGCGCGTCCGGGAGTTGTGCCGCGCGGGACGGTTCGACGACGGGGATCCTCCGGCGCGTCTGCACGGCGACCTGTGGAGCGGGAATCTGATGTGGACGCCCGCCGGCGTGGTGCTGATCGATCCGGCCGCTCACGGTGGCCACCGGGAGACCGACCTCGCGATGCTTGCCCTGTTCGGCTGCCCGCACCTCGGGGAGGTGCTGGCGGGTTACCAGGCGGTGCGGCCACTGCGGCCCGGGTGGCGTGACCGCATCGCACTCCATCAGCTCTACCCGTTGCTCGCCCACGTGGTGCTGTTCGGCGGTGGTTACGCCCACCAGACGGAGTCCGCGCTGACCGACGTGGTGGCGAGCGTCCGGTGAGTACTTCCCTTCGCAAGCACAGCGAACGACTTCGAGGGGACGGGCTGCCAGTAGCCCGGCGGCGCTGAAGTGGGTGAATGCGCAACGATCGGCCCGACTGGGGCTGCCGTCCCCCGAGTCTGGCAAACTCACCGTCGCAGCGGCGCGACACTGCGACCGCAGCAACGCCTCGGCGTAGCGGCCCGTCGAACTGTTGCGAAGGAAACGACGGGTATTCACCTGCGGGGACGCGCGACACTGGCAAAGCTAGCGATGCTACGGGGACCCGCGATCCTGATTTCAGCAATTTGACGCCGGCGCAGGCCGCGGGTGTTACGGTACCGGCGATCGAGCTGTGAATCTGCGGGGGAGGATCGGGCAAGATGGCCAAGCATCGTGGCGCGAAGCGGCGTTCGAAGAAGATTGCTGCACTCGGCGCGGCCACCGTCACCGCGACCGCCCTCACCGTCGGAGCCGGCCCGGTCCCCGAGGCCGCCGCGGCGACGCCGCGATCCACCGATGCCGTGGACCTGACCGCGGACTTCCGTCTCTTCCCGCCTCCGCAGGCGATCCCCGACCTCACGTTCGGAGCCGGTCAGGCGGCGTACGACGTCAAGAACGCATTCGCCGACTTCGTCTTCCGGTCGATCTTCGACAACGTGAACCTCGCCGGGCTGGCGCGCGCGTTGGGTGTCGATCCGCAGAGCATCGTCGAGCGGGTGCTGGAGAACCTACCGCTGGCACTGCTCACCGATCCGATCTTCGGCGTCGTCAACAACCTTCCGCTGCCGATCGGAAACCTGGTCGGCCAGCTGCCCCTGTTGGGCGACCTGCTCG is a window from the Mycolicibacterium litorale genome containing:
- a CDS encoding fructosamine kinase family protein, with protein sequence MTEFVKRNPAAPPGFFACEAAGLRWLAAAGGAACVPVVGWDATSLTLRRLATVSPTPGAAREFGAGLAATHDAGADGFGAGPDGWSGPGFFGPLHHPLPMSLTAHDRWGEFYADERLGPMGELAAPRLSPSGRENLRRVRELCRAGRFDDGDPPARLHGDLWSGNLMWTPAGVVLIDPAAHGGHRETDLAMLALFGCPHLGEVLAGYQAVRPLRPGWRDRIALHQLYPLLAHVVLFGGGYAHQTESALTDVVASVR